Below is a window of Phoenix dactylifera cultivar Barhee BC4 unplaced genomic scaffold, palm_55x_up_171113_PBpolish2nd_filt_p 000097F, whole genome shotgun sequence DNA.
ATCCAAGTTAGTCGACTTGAGGAAATGCTAATCAAGATCATGCAGACCCATCACTCGCTTCACTAAAGAGGTTGGTAGGTTTACTCTTAAGAAAGATGAACTTGAGAAACACGTATGAAGATTCAGGTAGAGGTGGGACTTAAACTTAAGCCGTATGTAGAAACCATAAAGAATCTAGTGGAGATAAGACCATGCTTTCCCTCCAACCCACGAGTATGGGAGGTACGGCTGATTTGGATAGAAGGTGCCCAATGGCATGGCTAATACTTTCTAGCTCTTAGATTTAGTGGAACATAGGCTATAGGTTGTCGAATAGGTTGCCCTATGGTATATAGATTTAGCATGCATGGCTGCTGATTAAAAAAAAGTGGTGATTGCCCTCTAAGGTATATAGATTTACCTGCTAAGGTGGTTTCCTTCTGGCCTTAGGAATAGGAGTGAGCTATGTTATAGGCTAGTTGAGTTATTACTCGCCATCCACTGCTACTAAGGTACAACCACTATAGTATTAGGAATGTGTGTCGATGTGATTCCACTAATATTTCTTTTAACTACCATCTTCATATCAAGATGGCCATAACCCACTTTAGACTTAATTGTTGATCTAGTATCGATTGAGCTATTAGTTACTACTTGTTTGGTGTACCTTGATCCTGAATTTTTTTGCAAGATCCTTTTCTCATGACCTTGGTATGTCGATCTCAAGGACTCTATGGATTCTTCAATCTCGTCCTTTAGGTGACCCACTAATCAAAAATCAAGTTTCTTAAAGATCCTGACATTCTTATACTGCAAAGTTTGCTAAGCCAATTTATCCACCCTAAAGGTAGGATTGGCCGATTCCATCACTTACACACCTATGCATGCTATGGCTTGCAACATCAACTCTTAACAACAGAAATAAGCTGCTCAATCTATTCTTTTATTATGGCCAAAGATGTGATGTATGTTTTCATAAGTGGCCTCAATATTTTGACTAGTAATTGCTTCTAGTAGGTCATGTTATCTCTTGTCCATATAACATTTGAGCAACATAATTGTTTCTTGTAAAGGAGCAACAAGCAGATGGAGTAGAGTCGGAGTTGAGCCAGAGTTGAGCATTATAAACGTGGCTTTCAAAACTAGGTTAGCTAGGAGTAGAGCCGGTCTGGTCACCGAAGACTTCAACTCTTTATGGGACTAGAGGAACCTATCCAACCATCCCATTTTAAGAATTCTAAGGTTCTTCAATATGGTGAAGTGGACTCTATGATAGTCctaacactacaagaaaatacatattCAGCGACTAAGATTCTAGTCGCCGAATAACCATATTTGGTCGCCGAAACCTTTTCGCGACTAGCATACCCTTCGTCGCCGAACCCTAGTCACTGAAAGGTTTTGGCGACCAATATTGTGTGGTCACCTAAGGTACACCAACAACGACCAACGTTTGGTTGCCGAAGAAAATTTTCAGCGACCAAATCTGTTGTCGCTAATTTCAACGCCGACCAAATAGTTGGTCGTGGAATGTTTGTCTTCCACTACCAAAAAAATGGTCACGGAATGTCTATCTTCCCCCACCAATAGTTTGGTCGCATAATGTATTGGAATGCATTGGCAACAAAATTTTTTTGGTGGCAGAAAGTATTAACCTGTATTTAATTAACAATTCAAATTATatgcttaatatttatttttgggctcgttccaaatcctgtacaaccaacacagcctatccaatatccatattgcacaatatatttgctcatccaaatagaaatacacacaatgttggagaatccataatcattcattataaatatcatcatCTATAAGTCTAAAGTCAAGCATACCTATTAATACCATACATCAcaatgtttcatccataccatatgttaagatgataatcatcaccaaatacatcaaaatgtaaattaaaaatcccaaaatatctgatcttgctattcatccaaacaaccatcatgtagacaaacatattcttataccaaaaactagattctgcttgtagacaactccaccatgatcatctgaacaaaaactatccatgtaccaaaaactagatttcacatgctcataactccaccatatatctgagaaagcaaaaaagaatacacaatcaataaccacatgtgaaaaataataaactaaaattcaagtatAAGTTCACAATGACATTTCGCTTAATTTGGTCGctgaaagtgtattttcttgtagtgtaatGACTGAGCATCCCCAATCTTATAGTATTTTCATTGAAAACTTGGTAAGTGGAAAACAAGGATTTACCAAcacaaacattcatacaacattatcaattcaccaatcAATAGTATGATATGATAGATTTATTTGAAGATTTATAGAAACAATTCTTGTATCAGTATTTAGTGAACTAGATCTAACAAGCACCATATCTATCAATGGGTTAGATTGATCTTTCTAACTTATTAGAAATGTATCTTTCTGACGTAATTTCTTGTGAAACATTGGGGCTTACCTCAACTATAagatgttttatttttattataatttagtAGTATTTGATTGTGGCTGGAGTTTACCATATTTTTCCTAGTTTTGCTGAGCTTTTATTCTTAAACTCctcatttttctctctctactagatttgCCTTATGTTTGAAATCATCAGAAAACTTATACTTTTCTCTATATCTTTCTATTCAATTTGAAGAGAAGTTAACAAATCTATTTAATAGTTTAGTGATAAGAAAAAAGTTTTCACTATAGAGTAATTTATCGATAACTGCAATCACTATAAATTTTTCATCAAGATTAATACCCTCTTGGCTCATATCAACAACTTTTGCTGGCAATTCATGAGCATTATTTTATAGGGCAGCTCATTTATATGGTTCTAAAAGAGATGAGAGAAAAACAAAGAGATAGCATGAGATTATTTTAACATACCGAAGTGTTGAATTACTTGACAAACCAACAAGACGTACAGGACAAGTTTTGCTCTCAAGCGGTAACAGATCATGATGTCTTGGAAAAAACACTAATATTAAAAACAATAGTAAAGAAGAatgtaaagattttttttacaaGTTTAACAGCATCGTCAATCTTCTTTCACTTCCCAACTTCCAAGAACTgtcttttttggaaaaaaaaaaaaagaagaaaaaaacaaaaaaatcttcAAGCCCTAAAACAGCCCGCAAGGTGAGGGAGGTGGCCGTGGTGgtgagcggcggcggcggcggcggcggcgtcaCGGTCGATGATGTCCTGGACGTGATGGAAGTGATCAACGCCGCAGGGAATGGTGATGACTCCACTCTGCTCAAATCCGAACTCCTCCTCCGCCTGGTGCAGCAACCCCACGAAGAGCGGGTGCTTCAGATACTCCACCGGCACCTCGAACCGCTGCCGCTCCTCCCCTTCTTGCCCCACCCTTATCCCCACCCACCCTTTCGGCGGCATCGCCGTCGCCGGACTCTTTCCCTTCTCATGTCCATGCTTGTGGCCCAGGTGCGGCGCGTGGTGGTGAAACCTTAGCAAACGATGATGATGATACTTCTCTTCACCTCTCATCCTTGGAggggaaaacaaagaaaaagccaagaagaaaagaaaagaataaaaagaaccaagaaggaaagaaagaaggccAAGAAGAAATTATTTCCGCGAAGTTGGGAGAGAAAAAGCTTGaggcttagagagagaaaggccAAGGATCGGAGCTGAAGATAGCAAGGCGGAAGAGGGTGAGAGAGAGCTCGCAGATAGCCGTAGGGACGTTGGACATTGTCGAGGCCCTTCTAACAAGTCTTGGCAAGTTTAGCTGGAGGAATTCGAAGCTAATCAGGACTCGGATACATGGATTTATATACTAGTTGGAAACTTGAAAGGAAGGTTAGGATCCGTTGCGTAGCTCGCAAGTCAGGGCTTTGGGCTCTTGAAATCGTCAAGGTTCACAACTGGCATCCAAGTTGAATTTTGGAATCAGGAGATTTCCTGCCTTCACGAGTAGGCCAATGGTCTTACCTTCGCGTGCTTTCTCTGCAACGTTTT
It encodes the following:
- the LOC103713388 gene encoding auxin-responsive protein SAUR32-like; translation: MRGEEKYHHHRLLRFHHHAPHLGHKHGHEKGKSPATAMPPKGWVGIRVGQEGEERQRFEVPVEYLKHPLFVGLLHQAEEEFGFEQSGVITIPCGVDHFHHVQDIIDRDAAAAAAAAHHHGHLPHLAGCFRA